A genomic segment from Nicotiana sylvestris chromosome 1, ASM39365v2, whole genome shotgun sequence encodes:
- the LOC104216446 gene encoding vetispiradiene synthase 3-like: MALAAVTNTVLHYPEETLHPIPNLSPSLWGDSFPSFAVDNKVAEKHVQEMETMKEKTRSMLLACGKTVYEKLNLIDIIERLGIAYHFEKQIDNMLYHIHNADPDFEGHEYNDLYICALQFRMLRQHGYNISPGVFRKFQYGNGQFKRSLSTDVLGMVCLYEASHVRTHGEYILDEALAFTTTHLQSTVQHLKSALKKQVTHALEQSLQKGIPRAEIRYYISNYDEGESKNDVLLRFAKLDFNLLQMLYKNELGEISRWWKDLNFMTTLPYAKDRIIECHFWTVGVYFEPQYSQARIMLAKTIAMISIVYDTFNASDILKELDIYTDAIQRWDINQIDELPNYMKLSYKALLDLYEDYEKELAKDGRSSVVHYAKERMKEVVRSYYVEKIWFIKGYMPHVSQYLNNALATSTYYLLATTSCLGMKSAIEEDFEWLSKNPKFLETNATLCRVVDDIASYEVEKGRGQIATRIECYMRDYGVLTEELMDKFQEMIEIAWKDVNKGILKPTHVPMEILNRILNLARVIDVTYKHNQNAKSF; encoded by the exons ATGGCCTTAGCTGCAGTCACTAATACTGTACTGCACTACCCAGAAGAAACACTTCACCCCATTCCCAATTTATCTCCAAGTCTTTGGGGTGATAGTTTCCCTTCATTCGCTGTTGACAATAAG GTTGCAGAAAAGCATGTTCAAGAGATGGAAACTATGAAGGAAAAAACGAGAAGTATGTTATTAGCATGTGGAAAAACAGTATATGAGAAATTGAATCTAATAGACATTATTGAACGCCTTGGTATAGCTTATCATTTTGAAAAACAAATAGACAATATGTTGTATCACATACACAATGCCGATCCAGACTTTGAGGGTCATGAATACAATGATTTGTACATTTGTGCCCTTCAATTTcgaatgctgagacaacatggtTACAATATCTCACCAG GTGTGTTTAGAAAATTCCAATATGGCAATGGTCAATTCAAGAGGAGTCTTAGTACCGATGTTTTGGGCATGGTGTGCTTATACGAAGCTTCACATGTGAGGACTCATGGTGAATACATCTTAGATGAAGCACTTGCTTTCACTACGACTCACCTTCAGTCTACAGTTCAACATTTAAAGTCTGCTCTGAAAAAACAAGTTACACATGCCCTTGAGCAATCTCTGCAAAAGGGCATACCAAGAGCCGAGATACGCTACTATATCTCTAACTATGATGAGGGTGAATCGAAAAATGATGTGTTACTACGATTTGCCAAATTGGATTTCAATTTACTTCAAATGTTATACAAAAATGAACTCGGTGAAATATCAAG GTGGTGGAAAGACTTGAATTTTATGACAACACTTCCCTATGCTAAAGATAGAATAATTGAGTGTCACTTTTGGACGGTAGGAGTTTACTTTGAACCTCAATATTCTCAAGCTCGTATTATGCTTGCCAAGACTATAGCAATGATTTCAATAGTATATGACACTTTCAACGCTAGTGACATCTTGAAAGAACTTGACATTTACACTGATGCCATACAAAG GTGGGACATTAATCAAATTGATGAGCTCCCAAATTACATGAAACTTAGCTATAAAGCTCTTCTAGATCTATATGAGGATTATGAAAAAGAGTTGGCCAAGGATGGCCGATCCTCTGTTGTCCATTATGCAAAAGAAAGG ATGAAAGAAGTTGTGAGAAGCTATTATGTCGAAAAAATATGGTTCATCAAAGGATATATGCCACACGTTTCTCAGTATCTTAACAATGCTTTAGCTACTAGCACATATTACTTGCTCGCAACAACATCCTGCTTAGGCATGAAATCTGCTATCGAGGAAGATTTTGAGTGGTTGTCAAAGAACCCAAAATTTCTTGAAACAAATGCTACATTATGTCGCGTTGTTGATGACATAGCAAGCTACGAG GTTGAGAAGGGTAGAGGCCAAATTGCAACAAGAATTGAGTGCTACATGAGAGATTATGGCGTATTAACAGAAGAGCTAATGGACAAATTCCAAGAAATGATTGAAATAGCGTGGAAGGATGTGAATAAAGGAATTCTCAAACCAACTCATGTCCCTATGGAGATTCTTAATCGCATTCTCAATCTTGCTCGTGTTATAGATGTTACATACAAACACAATCAAAATGCTAAAAGTTTTTAA